The following nucleotide sequence is from Alphaproteobacteria bacterium.
AGACCATCTCCTCCGGCGACATGCTGATCGACGGCGAGCGGGTCAACGAGACGGACCCGCGCGACCGCGACCTCGCCATCGTGTTCCAGAACTACGCGCTCTATCCGCACATGAACGTGGCGCGCAACCTGGGATTCGGGCTCAGGCTGCGCGGCACCCCGCCGGCGGAGATCGCGCGCCGGGTGCAGGCGACGGCGGCGATGCTGGGCATCGAGGACCTGCTGCGGCGCAAGCCCGGCGCGCTGTCCGGCGGCCAGCGCCAGCGGGTGGCGCTGGGCCGGGCGCTGATCCGCGAGCCGCGCGGCTTCCTGCTCGACGAGCCGCTCAGCAATCTCGACGCCCAGCTGCGCACCGCCATGCGGCTGGAACTGGTCAAGCTGCACCGCCAGCTCGGCACCACCATCGTCCACGTCACCCACGACCAGCTCGAGGCGATGACGATGGGCCAGCGCATCTGCATCATGCACCAGGGCCGGGTGGTGCAGGTCGGCCCGCCGCGCGAGGTCTATCGCAACCCGGCCAACGTCTTCGTCGCCGGCTTCCTGGCCAGCCCGCCGATGAACCTGCTGCCGGCGCGGCTGGTCGCAGCACCCGGCGACGGCCTGGCGGTGGAGGCGGGTACCGCGCGCCTGCCGCTGCCGGCGGAATTCGCCGCGGCCTACGCGCCCTATCGCGACCGTGCTGTGGTGCTCGGCATCCGGCCGGAGGACCTGGACGAGGCCGCGCCTGGCAGCCCGGCGGTGCTGCAGGTCACTGCCAGCGCGGCGGAAATGGTCGGCCCGGAGGTGATCCTGGTCGGCGCGCCGCTGGGCTATCCCGACCGCGAGGTCTCCGCCCGGCTCGGCCGCGCCTTCCACGCCGATCCCGGCCAGGCCGTGCGCCTGGCCGTCGACATGCGCCAGGTCCACCTGTTCGACCCCGACACCACCGCGGCGATCCCGCGGCCGGACCTGGGGTTCGAGACGTAGGCCGCGCATTCTCCCTCACGCGCCGCGGGCGGGGTGGGAGAGGCGGGAGGGAGTGGGCGCGGTCGGGCCGCTCGGCAAGTACCGAATGCATGGTGAGGGAGGACGCAAGCATGGCTGAGGGACACCGGCTGAAGGCCGGCTTCACCGGGGCGGACCATGTCGGCCTGACGGT
It contains:
- the ugpC gene encoding sn-glycerol-3-phosphate ABC transporter ATP-binding protein UgpC; its protein translation is MAAISLQRVSKVFAGGVTAVDAVDLEIADGEFMVLLGPSGCGKSTTLRMIAGLETISSGDMLIDGERVNETDPRDRDLAIVFQNYALYPHMNVARNLGFGLRLRGTPPAEIARRVQATAAMLGIEDLLRRKPGALSGGQRQRVALGRALIREPRGFLLDEPLSNLDAQLRTAMRLELVKLHRQLGTTIVHVTHDQLEAMTMGQRICIMHQGRVVQVGPPREVYRNPANVFVAGFLASPPMNLLPARLVAAPGDGLAVEAGTARLPLPAEFAAAYAPYRDRAVVLGIRPEDLDEAAPGSPAVLQVTASAAEMVGPEVILVGAPLGYPDREVSARLGRAFHADPGQAVRLAVDMRQVHLFDPDTTAAIPRPDLGFET